From Candidatus Manganitrophus noduliformans, one genomic window encodes:
- a CDS encoding sulfite exporter TauE/SafE family protein, with protein MDVYLLSAFVFSGLIGLSLGMIGGGGSIIILPVLVYLAGIDPLSAVGMSLAIVGATSLAGVVFHYLRGNVDLRKGTLFGGFGAGGAYFGSGLTPLVSGENLLLIFALLLAAVALVMMFRKSPPRMEGSGATDLKKTAAAGLLVGVLTGFLGVGGGFLIVPALALFGGVEIGAAIGTSLLVIAINSAAGLIGQFQHHPLDLKVTAVYGVIACTGTWIGARLGEGASPERLQKGFAWFAMAVALFLIFKSQGAIIR; from the coding sequence ATGGACGTCTATCTTCTGAGCGCCTTCGTTTTCAGCGGGCTGATCGGCCTCTCGCTCGGAATGATCGGCGGCGGGGGATCGATCATCATCCTGCCGGTGCTGGTTTATCTTGCCGGCATCGATCCTCTTTCGGCGGTCGGGATGTCGCTCGCCATCGTCGGCGCGACCAGCCTCGCGGGGGTGGTCTTTCATTATCTGAGGGGGAACGTTGATCTGAGGAAAGGGACGCTCTTCGGAGGGTTCGGGGCGGGCGGGGCCTATTTCGGCTCCGGGCTGACCCCCCTGGTGTCGGGGGAAAACTTGCTGCTGATCTTCGCTCTCTTGTTGGCGGCGGTCGCACTGGTCATGATGTTCAGAAAAAGTCCTCCCCGAATGGAGGGCTCCGGCGCGACCGATCTGAAAAAGACGGCCGCGGCCGGACTGCTGGTCGGCGTGCTGACCGGATTTCTCGGGGTCGGGGGGGGCTTCTTGATCGTCCCGGCGCTCGCTTTGTTCGGCGGGGTCGAGATCGGCGCGGCCATCGGCACATCGCTCCTGGTCATCGCGATCAACAGCGCCGCCGGCCTGATCGGACAGTTCCAGCACCACCCGCTCGATCTGAAGGTGACGGCGGTCTACGGCGTCATCGCCTGCACCGGGACCTGGATAGGGGCCCGCCTCGGAGAGGGGGCGTCTCCGGAGAGGCTGCAGAAGGGGTTTGCATGGTTCGCCATGGCGGTCGCCCTTTTTTTAATCTTCAAAAGTCAGGGGGCAATCATCAGATAA
- a CDS encoding rhodanese-like domain-containing protein, with product MNRSSEISVGQLHDKMASKEPLNLIDVREFPEFAAGRLPGARLIPLREIDRRGAEIDPTLPTYVFCRTGRRSAEAREKLLSLGFGEVRNVAGGIVAWQKAGYLLEKEARAPWSLERQVRVAAGSLVLLGALLAVLVEGRLVWLSAFVGAGLVFAGVTDFCGMSLLLARLPWNRPSNRADGRLECVRH from the coding sequence ATGAATCGATCCTCTGAAATATCTGTCGGCCAACTTCACGACAAGATGGCGTCGAAGGAGCCTTTGAATCTGATCGACGTCCGGGAGTTTCCCGAATTCGCGGCGGGACGCCTTCCCGGGGCGCGGCTGATCCCGCTGAGGGAGATCGACCGGAGGGGGGCTGAAATCGACCCGACCCTCCCGACCTACGTCTTCTGCCGGACGGGGCGGAGATCGGCCGAGGCGCGGGAGAAGCTCCTATCGCTTGGATTCGGAGAGGTCCGAAACGTGGCGGGGGGGATCGTCGCGTGGCAGAAGGCCGGATATCTTTTAGAGAAAGAAGCGCGGGCGCCGTGGTCGCTGGAGCGGCAGGTCCGGGTGGCGGCGGGATCGCTTGTTCTGCTGGGGGCGCTCCTTGCCGTACTTGTTGAAGGCCGGTTGGTCTGGCTTTCCGCGTTTGTCGGAGCCGGTCTGGTTTTTGCCGGAGTGACCGATTTCTGCGGGATGTCGCTTCTTCTGGCGAGACTTCCCTGGAACCGTCCGTCCAATCGAGCCGACGGAAGGCTGGAATGTGTTCGCCATTGA
- a CDS encoding ArsR/SmtB family transcription factor: MKQKQVILSNEALELVAARFRILGEPMRLKLLRALLERERTVTELIELTKGTQANVSKHLNLLTQAGLLGRRKEGLHVYYSIADVSIFELCQMVCGRLREQFEQQAKAFSSSRF; encoded by the coding sequence ATGAAGCAGAAACAGGTCATCCTCTCGAATGAGGCGTTGGAATTGGTGGCAGCCCGGTTTCGGATTTTGGGGGAGCCGATGCGGCTCAAGCTGCTGAGGGCGCTTCTAGAGAGAGAGAGAACCGTGACTGAACTGATCGAATTAACAAAAGGGACCCAGGCCAATGTCTCCAAACATCTTAACCTGCTGACCCAGGCGGGCCTGTTGGGCCGGCGAAAGGAAGGGCTGCATGTCTATTATTCCATTGCAGATGTGAGCATATTCGAACTGTGTCAAATGGTTTGCGGTCGGCTTCGCGAGCAATTTGAGCAACAGGCCAAAGCTTTTTCTTCTTCGCGTTTTTAA
- the cobD gene encoding threonine-phosphate decarboxylase CobD, translated as MDTGHGGNLASVCDLYGWRPEEILDFSASINPFGPPKKVWSTFRESFRQITTYPDPECRRLRRRIGALLSVPTDRILIGNGSTELLFLIPRALSPRFIFIFSPTYQDYEAAAQAARCRMQFAHLPPSPTVDHFNSALSHVQSKIDLVFLCNPNNPTGSGLSADAVTWLVKRHPSILFVIDEAYADFVDEENASLLSRPLPKNVIVLRSFTKIFSIPGLRLGFAVGSEKIIEKLRRFQEPWSVNGSALRVGESLLGEKAFVEQSRTRLRREKKSLFEELSRIRGLEPIPSETNFLLIRRTDRRSVEPLRRSLVREKVLIRSCGNFRGLGRSYFRVAVKREFENRKLIALLKERMP; from the coding sequence ATGGACACCGGTCATGGCGGCAACCTCGCCTCGGTCTGCGATTTGTACGGATGGCGGCCCGAGGAAATTCTCGATTTCAGCGCCAGCATCAATCCCTTCGGACCTCCGAAGAAGGTCTGGAGCACTTTTCGAGAATCGTTTCGTCAGATCACCACCTATCCTGATCCGGAGTGCAGAAGGCTGCGCCGTCGGATCGGTGCGCTTCTCTCGGTGCCGACAGATCGGATCTTGATCGGGAACGGCTCGACCGAGCTCCTCTTTTTAATTCCAAGAGCACTCTCGCCTCGCTTTATCTTTATTTTCTCTCCGACCTATCAGGATTACGAAGCGGCGGCGCAAGCCGCACGCTGCCGGATGCAATTTGCGCATCTGCCCCCATCCCCGACGGTCGATCATTTCAATTCAGCGCTCTCGCATGTTCAATCCAAAATCGACCTCGTTTTCTTATGCAACCCGAACAATCCCACTGGAAGCGGTCTCTCCGCGGATGCCGTGACATGGCTGGTCAAGCGGCATCCTTCGATTCTTTTTGTCATCGATGAGGCCTACGCCGACTTCGTCGATGAAGAGAATGCTTCCCTTCTAAGCCGGCCGCTTCCGAAAAACGTCATTGTCCTTCGTTCCTTTACCAAAATCTTCAGCATCCCCGGCTTAAGACTCGGATTCGCAGTCGGTTCTGAAAAGATCATTGAGAAACTCCGCCGCTTTCAGGAGCCGTGGAGCGTGAACGGGAGCGCCTTACGCGTGGGAGAGTCGCTGCTCGGGGAGAAGGCCTTTGTCGAACAGAGCCGGACGCGTCTTCGGAGGGAGAAGAAATCGCTCTTTGAGGAGTTAAGCCGGATCAGGGGCCTGGAGCCGATTCCTTCGGAAACAAATTTCCTCCTGATCCGGCGGACCGACCGCCGAAGCGTCGAGCCGCTGAGGCGGTCGTTGGTCCGGGAAAAAGTGTTGATTCGGAGCTGCGGCAACTTCCGCGGACTCGGCCGGTCGTACTTCAGGGTGGCGGTGAAGAGAGAATTCGAGAACCGGAAACTGATCGCGCTTTTGAAGGAGCGGATGCCGTGA
- a CDS encoding GHMP kinase: MSFFVRVPGSCGELAQGSIDGVRLHVSCPVNRYSWAAPENESERRRLGPKVRKALHLAQASFGKKTIDAFSLYSDLPVGKGMASSTADIAAALAAYQLTTGSFIDPDQTARLSLAVEPTDGVLFEGITLFDHYRGTVRRALGEPPPVDILAIEFEGTVDTVSFNQRDHRRIAREQTRSVLAAFGLIEEGLREGCVRKIGEGATLSALAHQNLLRKPDLEPILKMTLDLGGVGVNIAHSGSMIGMLFRRGTYRLGTVRRRIRDLLRRPLPIHPLRLRGGGIEMGRGGGEIE, translated from the coding sequence GTGAGTTTTTTCGTTCGCGTTCCGGGAAGCTGCGGAGAGTTGGCCCAAGGATCGATCGACGGCGTCCGCCTTCATGTCTCCTGTCCGGTGAACCGCTATAGCTGGGCCGCTCCGGAAAATGAATCGGAGCGGAGGCGACTCGGTCCGAAGGTCCGGAAGGCGCTCCATCTTGCGCAAGCCTCGTTTGGAAAGAAGACGATAGACGCTTTTTCTCTCTACTCCGACTTGCCGGTCGGGAAGGGAATGGCCAGCAGCACGGCCGATATCGCGGCGGCCCTCGCGGCATACCAGCTGACGACGGGATCGTTTATCGATCCCGATCAGACAGCGCGCCTGTCGCTCGCCGTGGAGCCGACCGACGGGGTCCTTTTTGAAGGAATCACCTTGTTTGATCATTACCGCGGAACGGTTCGACGGGCGCTCGGGGAGCCGCCTCCGGTCGATATTCTCGCGATTGAATTTGAGGGGACGGTCGATACCGTTTCTTTCAACCAGCGGGATCATCGGCGAATCGCGCGCGAGCAGACGCGGTCGGTCCTGGCGGCGTTTGGCCTGATCGAGGAGGGACTGCGGGAGGGATGCGTTCGGAAGATCGGAGAGGGGGCCACGTTAAGTGCCTTGGCCCATCAGAACCTGCTGCGAAAGCCCGATCTGGAGCCGATTCTCAAAATGACCCTCGATCTCGGCGGGGTCGGCGTCAACATCGCCCACAGCGGATCGATGATCGGGATGCTCTTTCGACGGGGAACCTATCGGCTCGGAACGGTCCGGCGGCGAATCCGGGACCTGCTTCGCCGTCCGCTTCCGATCCATCCGTTGCGGCTTCGGGGCGGAGGGATTGAAATGGGGCGGGGGGGAGGAGAGATCGAATGA
- a CDS encoding cobyric acid synthase produces the protein MSKRQPRALMVQGTGSNVGKSILTTALCRIFLEDGFRVAPFKAQNMALNAYATRDGLEMSRAQALQAAACRLDPDVRMNPILIKPTTERQSQLVVMGKAMPLMTWSEYNELKPTLRPVVQEAYRSLAEGVDLIVLEGAGSPAEINLMAHDIVNMAAAEMADASVLLVGDIDAGGVFASLVGTVALLPPHQAARIKGFVLNKFRGDRAILAPGLDQIRAITGRPVVGVVPYLERLLLPEEDSVDFKSGRMPRFKKKGAAEVLCRIAVIDLPKVSNFTDLDPFCVEPDVEMMILRPGEALEKEGRPPDVVILPGSKNVAEDLHLLRQHHFDRALREFVSGGGEVVGLCGGLQMLGERIEDPHQIEGNRTPVLGLGLLPIRTVLEREKVLRLVAARHLISGLELRGYEIHHGRTEAAACHPSFVQISGGIGRSTPRGPMQLGWMNETGHVWGTYLHGLFDDDPFRRWFIDRVRERKGLPPLKEIQATYDIEAMIQRLAEVVRKELDMPAVYDLLGMVGGGNGNHRMAGL, from the coding sequence ATGAGCAAGAGGCAACCCCGCGCGCTGATGGTTCAGGGGACCGGGTCGAATGTCGGGAAGAGCATTCTGACGACGGCGCTCTGCCGGATTTTTCTGGAAGATGGTTTCCGGGTGGCGCCGTTTAAGGCGCAGAACATGGCGCTCAACGCCTATGCGACGCGTGACGGCCTGGAGATGAGCCGCGCCCAGGCGCTGCAGGCGGCGGCCTGCCGGCTCGACCCGGATGTCCGAATGAACCCAATTCTGATTAAGCCGACGACCGAGCGCCAATCGCAGTTGGTGGTGATGGGAAAGGCGATGCCGCTGATGACCTGGAGCGAGTATAACGAATTGAAGCCGACGCTCCGGCCGGTGGTTCAGGAGGCGTACCGCTCGCTCGCGGAGGGGGTCGATCTCATCGTTCTGGAAGGGGCGGGAAGTCCGGCGGAGATTAACCTGATGGCGCACGACATCGTCAACATGGCCGCGGCGGAGATGGCCGACGCCTCCGTCCTCTTGGTCGGCGACATCGATGCCGGCGGGGTCTTCGCTTCCCTCGTCGGAACCGTGGCGCTTCTGCCTCCCCATCAGGCGGCGCGGATCAAGGGATTTGTCCTCAACAAGTTTCGCGGAGATCGCGCGATCCTGGCCCCCGGCTTAGATCAGATTCGAGCGATCACCGGCAGGCCGGTGGTGGGGGTGGTTCCTTATCTGGAGCGGCTTCTCCTTCCGGAAGAAGATTCGGTTGACTTCAAGAGCGGCCGGATGCCCCGATTCAAAAAAAAGGGGGCGGCGGAGGTCTTATGCCGGATCGCCGTGATCGATCTTCCGAAGGTGAGCAACTTCACCGACCTCGATCCGTTTTGTGTGGAACCCGATGTCGAGATGATGATCCTCCGTCCGGGTGAGGCGCTGGAGAAGGAGGGACGGCCCCCTGATGTCGTGATTCTTCCCGGATCGAAGAATGTCGCCGAGGACCTGCATCTGCTGCGGCAACATCACTTCGATCGGGCGCTCCGGGAGTTTGTCTCCGGAGGGGGGGAGGTGGTCGGCCTTTGCGGGGGACTCCAGATGTTGGGAGAGCGAATTGAAGACCCGCATCAGATTGAGGGGAACCGGACGCCGGTCCTTGGGCTCGGCCTTCTTCCGATCAGAACCGTCTTGGAACGGGAGAAAGTCTTGCGGCTCGTGGCGGCCCGCCACCTGATCAGCGGTTTGGAATTGCGCGGATACGAGATCCATCATGGCAGGACGGAAGCAGCCGCCTGCCATCCGTCGTTCGTGCAGATCTCCGGCGGCATCGGAAGAAGCACCCCTCGGGGGCCGATGCAGCTCGGTTGGATGAATGAAACGGGCCATGTTTGGGGGACCTATCTTCACGGTCTCTTCGACGACGATCCCTTCCGCCGATGGTTCATCGACCGGGTGAGGGAGCGGAAGGGACTGCCGCCGCTGAAGGAGATCCAGGCGACCTATGACATCGAAGCGATGATTCAGCGACTTGCGGAGGTCGTCCGGAAGGAGCTCGATATGCCGGCTGTCTATGACCTTCTGGGAATGGTTGGAGGTGGCAACGGAAACCATCGAATGGCGGGTCTCTGA
- the cbiB gene encoding adenosylcobinamide-phosphate synthase CbiB, translated as MEVIGAVALALLLDLLLGDPRWMPHPVRGMGRLIEAGEQTLRRRFPGHERLAGVFLAASMVLGVYALGRGLSSASEQIDPALGVVVQALLIYFSLAPRDLAVHALRVRRELRGGNLEGAKTKVSMMVGRDVAQLDEKGVIRATVESVAENTVDGVTAPLFFAFLGGGSAAIAYRAANTLDSMVGYRHAPYTEIGWASARFDDLLNLLPARLTAWMMPLAGIFLGGSIPGGYRALLRDGRKHDSPNSGLPEAAMAGLLGVRLGGPHWYRERHYPSPWIGFDRRPIAPGDIVKAIGVMAITTLILFLLFSWMRWTVAG; from the coding sequence GTGGAGGTCATCGGCGCAGTCGCGTTGGCGCTGCTTCTCGATCTCCTGCTGGGCGATCCGCGTTGGATGCCGCATCCGGTCCGGGGGATGGGGAGACTGATCGAGGCGGGGGAACAGACTCTGAGAAGGCGCTTCCCGGGTCATGAAAGGCTCGCCGGGGTCTTTCTTGCCGCGTCGATGGTCCTTGGGGTGTATGCGCTCGGCCGGGGATTGTCTTCCGCATCGGAGCAGATCGATCCGGCGCTGGGGGTCGTCGTGCAGGCGCTCTTGATCTATTTTTCTCTGGCGCCGCGGGATCTCGCCGTGCATGCGCTCCGGGTGCGGCGGGAACTGAGGGGGGGAAATCTGGAGGGGGCGAAGACAAAGGTGTCGATGATGGTGGGGCGGGATGTGGCGCAGCTTGATGAAAAGGGGGTGATCCGCGCGACGGTGGAAAGTGTCGCCGAGAACACGGTCGACGGGGTGACCGCGCCGCTCTTCTTCGCCTTTCTCGGCGGAGGGTCGGCGGCGATCGCCTACCGGGCGGCCAACACCCTCGACTCGATGGTCGGCTACCGCCATGCCCCTTATACCGAGATCGGATGGGCCTCGGCCCGGTTCGACGATCTTCTTAACCTGCTGCCGGCGCGCCTCACCGCCTGGATGATGCCGCTGGCCGGAATTTTTCTCGGAGGGTCGATTCCCGGAGGCTACCGCGCGCTCCTCCGGGACGGGAGAAAACATGACAGCCCCAACTCCGGTCTTCCGGAGGCGGCGATGGCGGGGCTGCTCGGGGTCCGGCTGGGGGGGCCGCACTGGTACCGGGAAAGGCATTACCCCTCTCCTTGGATCGGTTTCGATCGCCGCCCGATCGCTCCGGGGGATATCGTCAAAGCGATCGGGGTGATGGCGATAACGACGTTGATTCTGTTCCTTCTCTTTTCATGGATGAGGTGGACTGTTGCCGGATAA
- the bluB gene encoding 5,6-dimethylbenzimidazole synthase: MPDKTDHDLGGMVGGSNGNHAFPDPLKQGVYEAIYRRRDIRRFLPDPIPEEILLRILNAGHQAGSVGLMQPWNFVVIQDRSIKAKIKSIFLECNRAAAEVYAGERRAMYDGLKLEGLAEAPINLCVTCDPIRKGPAVLGRRTMPETALYSTVCAIQNLWLAARAEGIGMGWVSILDPKEVKAALSIPDPIVLVAYLCLGYVESFPEIPVLEKIGWEKRFPLEKVLYWNYWGGSQGE, from the coding sequence TTGCCGGATAAAACCGACCATGACCTCGGGGGAATGGTTGGAGGTAGCAACGGAAACCATGCCTTCCCCGACCCGCTGAAGCAGGGGGTCTACGAGGCGATTTACCGGCGGAGGGATATCCGGCGGTTTTTGCCCGATCCGATTCCGGAGGAAATCCTTCTCCGTATTCTGAACGCGGGCCATCAGGCCGGTTCGGTCGGGCTGATGCAGCCGTGGAACTTTGTCGTGATTCAGGACCGGTCGATCAAGGCGAAGATCAAGTCGATTTTTTTGGAGTGCAACCGGGCGGCGGCGGAAGTCTATGCAGGGGAGCGGCGGGCGATGTACGACGGTCTGAAGCTGGAGGGGCTTGCGGAGGCGCCGATCAATCTCTGCGTGACGTGCGATCCGATCCGGAAGGGGCCGGCGGTGCTCGGCCGCCGCACGATGCCGGAGACGGCGCTTTATTCGACCGTCTGCGCGATCCAGAACCTCTGGCTCGCCGCGCGGGCCGAGGGAATCGGGATGGGGTGGGTCAGCATTCTCGACCCGAAAGAGGTGAAAGCCGCTCTTTCGATTCCCGATCCGATCGTTCTGGTCGCCTATCTCTGTTTGGGGTATGTCGAGTCGTTTCCCGAAATCCCGGTGCTGGAAAAGATCGGATGGGAGAAGCGGTTTCCGTTGGAGAAGGTCCTTTACTGGAACTATTGGGGAGGCTCGCAAGGGGAATGA
- a CDS encoding sirohydrochlorin chelatase, with translation MMTQEILLLIGHGSRDVEGNEEFLEMVRQLKEKNPRQRIDAAFVELAEPGIKTALDRYADPAPKTVWIMPILFFAAGHSKVEIPEIVNEARRRLPHVTFHYGAPLGIHPILLDIVHERVVAAERTASLFPNGLGSGAATREETAILLIGRGSSDPDANGDLHKIARLYWERYPYGWVESCFIGVTHPDLPTGLKRCIRLGAKRIIAIPYFIFTGVLIKRIHWIISEEQASRPEVEMVAGDYLGRHPALLTLIEERFEAIRKGPVLMNCDLCKYRVHDLVTQTDS, from the coding sequence ATGATGACGCAGGAGATTTTGCTTCTGATCGGACATGGAAGCCGGGACGTGGAAGGGAACGAAGAGTTCCTGGAGATGGTCCGGCAGCTCAAGGAGAAGAATCCTCGACAACGGATCGATGCCGCTTTTGTGGAACTCGCCGAGCCCGGCATCAAAACGGCGCTCGACCGCTACGCTGATCCCGCACCGAAAACGGTCTGGATCATGCCGATCCTGTTTTTTGCCGCCGGGCATTCCAAGGTCGAGATCCCCGAGATCGTCAATGAAGCCCGGCGCCGGCTTCCTCATGTCACGTTTCACTATGGCGCCCCGCTCGGAATTCATCCGATCCTGCTCGATATCGTCCACGAGCGGGTCGTTGCCGCGGAGCGGACGGCTTCCCTCTTCCCTAATGGCCTCGGATCAGGAGCGGCCACCCGAGAGGAGACGGCTATCCTGCTGATCGGCCGGGGCAGCTCCGACCCCGACGCCAACGGCGACCTGCACAAGATCGCGCGGCTTTATTGGGAGCGGTATCCCTATGGTTGGGTGGAGAGCTGCTTCATCGGGGTGACGCATCCCGATCTTCCCACCGGCTTGAAACGCTGCATCCGGTTGGGAGCGAAGCGGATCATCGCTATTCCTTATTTTATCTTCACGGGCGTTTTGATCAAGCGGATTCACTGGATCATTTCAGAAGAGCAAGCGAGTCGTCCCGAGGTGGAGATGGTTGCCGGCGATTACTTGGGCCGGCACCCTGCCCTGCTGACCCTGATTGAGGAGCGCTTCGAGGCGATTCGGAAAGGACCGGTCTTGATGAATTGCGATCTTTGCAAATATCGAGTCCATGATCTGGTCACGCAAACCGATTCTTAG
- a CDS encoding precorrin-8X methylmutase gives MFPKIIDPEKIEEESFRIIEAEVGPHAFSDLEFQIARRVVHATADFEFIKTLRFHPDAITSGMDALRSGASIVADVEMIQSGISKVGLKPFGGAVHCYISDEDVIASAKSLGITRAICSMRKAAKTDAAIYAVGNAPTALFELIRLVQEGVISPALIVGVPVGFVSAVESKEALLGLKTPFMTALGRKGGTPVAVAIVNALLRLAR, from the coding sequence ATGTTTCCGAAAATCATCGACCCGGAAAAAATCGAGGAGGAGAGTTTCCGAATCATCGAGGCGGAGGTCGGACCGCACGCATTCTCCGATCTGGAATTCCAAATCGCTCGAAGGGTTGTCCATGCGACAGCCGACTTTGAGTTTATAAAGACGCTCCGTTTCCATCCGGATGCGATCACCAGCGGGATGGATGCGTTGCGAAGCGGCGCGTCGATTGTCGCCGATGTGGAGATGATCCAATCGGGAATCAGCAAAGTCGGGCTCAAACCGTTCGGAGGGGCCGTGCATTGCTATATTTCCGATGAGGACGTTATCGCTTCGGCCAAATCGCTTGGGATCACGCGGGCGATCTGTTCGATGAGGAAGGCGGCGAAAACCGATGCCGCCATTTACGCCGTCGGAAATGCCCCCACCGCGCTTTTTGAGCTGATCCGTCTTGTGCAGGAGGGAGTAATCTCCCCTGCACTGATCGTCGGGGTTCCGGTCGGGTTCGTTTCTGCCGTCGAATCGAAGGAGGCGCTGCTTGGGCTTAAAACACCCTTCATGACGGCCTTGGGAAGAAAGGGGGGAACACCGGTGGCCGTGGCCATCGTCAACGCCCTGCTGCGATTAGCTCGGTGA